ACTGAAGGCAGCTGTGGAGGTTGGGGAGTTGATCTGCCCAGCACCCCGCAATGCCATACTTAGTGCCCTTGCAGGACAGGACAGGTGACTCAGGGTTAAAGAATTTTTCTTGCAATGAGCTACagataaagataataaataaatattgaatgtTACATACATATGACAAAATTCAACTCACGGTGACAATGAGTAAATCGTGATTTCCTAACCCACCTAGTAACAAGACTTTGTTGccatccccttttcctctcccacagTGTACTGAAATACCTAGAGACAGCAGAGGAACTAGAAGAGTATGGTTTGTGGCACTTCATCGTGATGCGACCGCACGACCCTACCCCTGTCAGACTGAGCATCGGCACCACTGGCTTTTTCATCACAGAGAATAACAGGTAACACCAAAATCTAATACTTGCCTGTGCCAGTGACAGGCTAGGGACTCACTAGCAGGTTCTTTCAAGAAAACCTACCAGCATTATGGGCCACAcaggaaaaaatacatatattattttacatGCAAATGATTAACTTGTCATAAGTAGGCTACTGTCAACATTATGAGTCATGTTACATACTTGTTATGACACCTCAGCAGCTCACCAATGTTACAAGACCAATTACCTTTagattttatttgtttactttctgGTTAGTGTTGTAACAGTTGTCTATTCCTAATAATAAACTGCAAGTCTCTTTTTGTGATAATTACCATATAGATATTCTCTGCAGGAAAATCAGCTTCCCCTTCTCTGAGCTGCAAGGGATTCAGGCGAATGGGAGGAAACTGGTGCTGCAACACATAGCCAAGTCACTGCCAGACACCATCTTCCAGGGCTCTGATGACGCCCACATCAAGGACCTTCATTACCTTGCCGTCCTACACAAGGAATACTACCTTGTCAATAATGCATGCTGAAGCAAGACATACAGCCAAttttttcactcattctttctGATGAAAGACTATTACAGGCACATCTAAGCAATGGGTTCACAAATGGCCTCCATTCAGAAGCTTCTGATACAGCAATGTTTGGTAAGAATTCCTTAATAAACCCAACTTCCCACCATAATTTTAAAAGGAAAGCCAGACACTGAGAAAGAAAATTCTTGATggcaaatttgtaaaaaaaaatgtgggttGCCTAAAATGAACAAATGTCAGGAATGCTGCACAATATATGTAACATCCTCAGCTATCTTCTTTGTGAGGCATACTCTTTAATTTATTATATCTCAATAAGATCACTGTTGTGCCATTCATGTGAAGCCAATCACATGCAAGGGACTTGGCCCCTTGCATGGCTCCCTTCATTATCAGGGTATTCTGGAGggccctcccactcccttccttagTTTTTGTGATAAATAAAATACAGATCCAAAGATACATTTTGGCCCTTCCCTTCACTGGGGCCCTGCGGTAAATTTCagcttttcctcatttcccctcaTAGTTACACCTTCATCTCATTTTTTGACACTACACGAAGAATGtgctttaatatatttttctaatCATGGCATTTATTATGTTAGGGAAAGTGTTTGTGCTCTATCACAAATTTATATCACATCCAAGAGGAACATTTACTTGGACACCCCATCTCAGTGTGTATGACAATGCTTTCATGCTCCTTAGACATTGTTTTTCAGGTAGGTCCCAGCACATGATGGTGAATCAGACTGTCTTAGACTTGGCACCCTTGCTATCTGGTGACTCAAGAATCAGTCTTATGGCTGATACCTGTGTGCAGCTACATCAGCAGTTTATCTTCTCTGCTTCCCTCACACTTGTCATTTCTGTGCTGATGACACCCAGATTTATGTGAAGATTACAAATgttaatatgaaaagaaaattatatttattatatttattactgGTATTCTCGACTAAATTGTTATGTATCTCTGGTCCAAGCAATTTCAGTTGAATAACGCTGTCAGTAGGTATATTCAACAATAGGAATAATTCAATTCTATTTGAGTAGTAGCAGCAAGTAGGTGCCTTCTAAACCCTTTGATAAAAAGGACAAATTAGAGACAGGATGATAATTTGACATGTCTTAAATATCAGGTCCAGGTTTCTTGAGCAGAGGCCATAGCAAGGCCTGCTTTTCAGACTGCACAAATCTACCCTCTGAAAAgcatttcttctattttcataaTAGATTCAGTTGTATGGTCATAGACTCTGAATAATTTAGAAACATTTCTGCAATCCAAAGGGTGAAAGGTTTATTAGTTTCTTATGTAGGGTAAGACGATGTCCACACCTACTAAAcagaatgatgaaagaaaataatttaAGGGTGTTGTGGTTAGAGTATGTACTATTAAAATTACTCATTGGGGGTAGGTTCATCCAACTCACGTCTTAGTAAGTTATAAAGTTGGAAGCCAACTTTGCATTGATGTACCTTACATGCTTGTGCATTCTCATATTTTCTGCCAATAAACTGTTCAAAAACGAAGTTAACTTTCATTGATTACTGCCACATATATcaattttcccttgataaaacatTTTCTTTTCATGGACCGAGCCTCTCCTAGCTATTATGTACTATGACAATGTCAAGTCTCTTTATTGGTGTACCCACTTCCATTTGGGTTTCCTGTATTCTCCCATAGGGGATTTGACTGTTGGGCTGAACAAAGGTGAATTATCATGTACTACAATCATGAGGAGGCACTGGCTGACTGGTCAGCATGCAGGCACGGTGGTCTGGAGAAGCCTGGTTCAAGTCCCACCCAGCATTTCAAGGTGACAAATGACAATATACAGTCATTaccaagtggcctaagattacccacatgctgtcctgatgaccacccatCAAATCACTTTAacaaaactctctaaagaggGTCAAGTGGAGCttcgggagggggagggggggagcaggcagcatgagccatgcaaGAATAGTGCCACTGTAAAATACTTGCTTGCACCACTAATGGGATGGGACTGACCAACAGCCCCGATCATGAAAGTCTCCCAGCATTATAggccaaacaaaaaaataaataaaaaatc
This is a stretch of genomic DNA from Eriocheir sinensis breed Jianghai 21 chromosome 10, ASM2467909v1, whole genome shotgun sequence. It encodes these proteins:
- the LOC126996450 gene encoding moesin-like isoform X2, which translates into the protein MQDVALTIDDKVLGSEFLLQVVSELGVDDKDWLGLQYSDLSGRWWWLQDNKKVLAQRVRPVADPLIMFLKVKLYPPRPSQLTDTTVQRLVYLQLKAAVEVGELICPAPRNAILSALAGQDSVLKYLETAEELEEYGLWHFIVMRPHDPTPVRLSIGTTGFFITENNRKISFPFSELQGIQANGRKLVLQHIAKSLPDTIFQGSDDAHIKDLHYLAVLHKEYYLVNNAC
- the LOC126996450 gene encoding moesin-like isoform X1, giving the protein MATISRKIRVITGMQDVALTIDDKVLGSEFLLQVVSELGVDDKDWLGLQYSDLSGRWWWLQDNKKVLAQRVRPVADPLIMFLKVKLYPPRPSQLTDTTVQRLVYLQLKAAVEVGELICPAPRNAILSALAGQDSVLKYLETAEELEEYGLWHFIVMRPHDPTPVRLSIGTTGFFITENNRKISFPFSELQGIQANGRKLVLQHIAKSLPDTIFQGSDDAHIKDLHYLAVLHKEYYLVNNAC